TCTTCCGCTTCGCCCTCTTCGGCCCGGCGGGCCCCCGGGGCCGCAGCTATCCACCGCTGCGGGGAGGTCGCCCCGGCGGCCGGCTCCGGCTGGAGACCTCCACGGGACACCGTTGGTTGTTGGAACGCAGCGACTCCGGATTGATGGTGCACCCGGCGCCGGATCCGGGCTTCGACGGTGATGCCACCCGACCCGCGGCGCCCCCCAGCCCCGACCTCCCCGGGACCGAGTCCCAAGACCTCAACCAGACCCTCCCTCTGGCGACCGGAGCCGCGGCTGACAGCACCCCGGATGAGGGGGGCCCAGGAAGCGACAACCCCCAACCGGCCTGGATGGGCGGCCTCGACCGGCGTACCTTCGAACGGGTCTTCGCCATCGGCCTGCAGGACCTGCAGGGCCTGGAAGTACTCACCGAGGAGGGCCTTCGGGGCCGACTGCTGGCCGCCGGAACCGGCCTCGGGGATGTCGACCTGCCGGCGGTGCTGGCAGCGCTGGATCGCCGGCAGCGGAGCATCTTGTTGCTTCGGGGCAAGCGGCCGAGCCTCAACTACCACTTGCAACAGGCCCGGGATCTGGACCGGGAGATCGGCGGGCTCCAGGAGCTCCCGGCGCGCTACGAGGAATTGGTCCAACGCCGGCAAGAGATCG
The genomic region above belongs to Acidobacteriota bacterium and contains:
- a CDS encoding AAA family ATPase gives rise to the protein MRILDFHIDGFGVFHDQGTERLGSGLCLFEGANESGKSTLVEFFRFALFGPAGPRGRSYPPLRGGRPGGRLRLETSTGHRWLLERSDSGLMVHPAPDPGFDGDATRPAAPPSPDLPGTESQDLNQTLPLATGAAADSTPDEGGPGSDNPQPAWMGGLDRRTFERVFAIGLQDLQGLEVLTEEGLRGRLLAAGTGLGDVDLPAVLAALDRRQRSILLLRGKRPSLNYHLQQARDLDREIGGLQELPARYEELVQRRQEIGRELKSREQELAQTERRLRHLEILRQAREPWLRWKSAGEEIQRIEEEVGEGELDQEAVNQLEREVAELEQQYRASRARLAHLRERWRTAGG